In the genome of Mycobacterium kansasii ATCC 12478, one region contains:
- a CDS encoding YbaB/EbfC family nucleoid-associated protein, which translates to MEMDPHVAQTLALAARFQTALDGTLNQMNTGSFRGTDETETVEVTINGHQWLTGVRIEEGLLKQVGAEVVGARVNEALMNAQSAATAYNDAAGEQLVAVLSALSDTMNKGLI; encoded by the coding sequence ATGGAAATGGACCCGCATGTCGCCCAGACATTAGCGCTGGCGGCACGGTTCCAAACGGCCCTCGATGGGACGCTCAATCAGATGAACACCGGATCTTTCCGGGGCACCGATGAGACCGAGACCGTCGAGGTGACGATCAACGGACACCAATGGCTCACCGGGGTCCGTATCGAGGAGGGCCTGCTGAAGCAAGTGGGTGCGGAGGTCGTCGGAGCGCGGGTCAACGAAGCGTTGATGAATGCACAGTCCGCGGCGACGGCTTACAACGACGCGGCGGGCGAGCAATTGGTCGCGGTCCTGTCCGCCTTGTCAGACACGATGAACAAAGGGCTGATCTAG
- the eccE gene encoding type VII secretion protein EccE, producing the protein MRNPFSPIRLRFSTGHTLVVAALGPPCIMLFLHTRYWWAGIAIVAVATIVATVTFFGRRVTGWVATMFVWLRRRRKPPDVPSEPVVGATVKPGDHVAVRWRRECLIAVIELKPRPFTPTVIVDGQAHTDDVLDTRLLEELLAVHCPDLEADVVSAGYRVGNTASPDVVNLYQRVIGADPAPANRRTWIMLRANPERTHKSAQRRDAGVAGLARYLVASATRIADSLASNGVDAVCGRSFDDYDHAIDIGFVREKWSMIKGRDAYTAAYTAPGGPDLWWSARADHIVTRVRIAPGMPPQSTVLLTTVGKPKTPRGFSRLYGGQRPALQGQNLVPNHHCQLPIGSAGVLVGQTVNRYPVYMPFDDVDVSINLGDAQTFTQFAVRSAAAGGIVTVGPHFEQFAGLIGAHIGPVAKIAWPNATTYLGPHSGVDKVVLRHNLISTPRHRELPIRRVSPPEESRYQMALPR; encoded by the coding sequence ATGAGGAATCCGTTCAGTCCAATACGGTTACGGTTCAGCACCGGTCACACATTGGTCGTCGCGGCGCTGGGCCCGCCCTGCATCATGCTGTTCCTGCACACGCGCTACTGGTGGGCGGGCATAGCGATAGTCGCGGTAGCCACCATCGTGGCCACGGTGACCTTCTTCGGCCGTCGGGTAACCGGCTGGGTCGCAACGATGTTCGTGTGGCTGCGCCGGCGCCGCAAGCCGCCCGACGTTCCTTCCGAGCCGGTCGTCGGTGCCACCGTCAAGCCCGGGGACCACGTCGCGGTGCGGTGGCGACGCGAATGCCTGATCGCGGTCATCGAACTCAAGCCACGACCGTTCACCCCAACGGTCATCGTCGACGGGCAAGCCCACACCGACGACGTCTTGGACACCCGGCTGTTGGAGGAGCTGCTGGCGGTGCACTGCCCCGACTTGGAAGCAGACGTCGTGTCGGCAGGCTACCGTGTCGGCAACACGGCCTCGCCGGATGTGGTGAACCTCTACCAGCGGGTGATCGGCGCCGACCCGGCGCCGGCGAACCGCCGGACGTGGATCATGTTGCGCGCCAACCCCGAACGTACCCACAAGTCGGCGCAGCGGCGTGACGCCGGGGTCGCCGGGCTGGCCCGGTATCTGGTGGCCTCGGCCACTCGAATCGCCGACAGCCTGGCCAGCAATGGTGTCGACGCGGTGTGCGGGCGCAGCTTCGACGATTACGACCACGCCATCGACATCGGCTTTGTCCGGGAGAAGTGGTCGATGATCAAAGGCCGCGACGCGTACACCGCCGCCTACACCGCACCGGGCGGCCCGGACTTGTGGTGGTCGGCACGCGCCGACCACATCGTCACCAGGGTCCGCATCGCTCCCGGGATGCCACCGCAGTCCACGGTGCTGCTGACCACGGTGGGCAAGCCGAAGACGCCGCGCGGCTTCTCCCGCCTCTACGGCGGCCAGCGGCCCGCGTTGCAGGGGCAGAACCTCGTTCCCAACCATCACTGTCAGCTCCCGATCGGATCGGCCGGTGTGCTGGTCGGCCAAACCGTGAACCGGTACCCGGTATATATGCCGTTCGACGACGTGGACGTGAGCATCAACCTGGGCGACGCTCAAACCTTCACGCAGTTCGCGGTGCGCTCGGCCGCCGCCGGCGGAATCGTGACGGTTGGTCCGCACTTCGAACAGTTCGCCGGCCTGATCGGTGCGCACATCGGTCCGGTGGCCAAGATCGCGTGGCCGAACGCGACAACCTACCTGGGCCCGCACTCGGGCGTCGACAAGGTGGTCCTGCGGCACAACCTCATCAGCACCCCGCGGCATCGCGAGTTGCCGATCCGGCGGGTGTCCCCGCCGGAAGAGAGTCGCTACCAGATGGCCCTGCCGAGGTAG
- a CDS encoding PPE domain-containing protein yields MSQPQTVTVDQQEILTRANDVEAPLPPGKVPPTDVPNPPCALTAAKNAAQQLALSAENMREFLAAGAKERQKLATSLRNAAKAYGEVDSESATALNSDGSGTVEAQSAGGAGGDSSAGLQDTPTVAAAGDPDFTDLKTAAVKLESGDQGRSLVDFANAWNDYNFALQGDVKRFRAFDNWEGDAATACEASLDQQREWILHMAKLSAALAKQAQYIAQLQVWAIRSHPSSADIAKLEELSKDPAYKDQAIKLYAEYQQKSEQVLSEYNTKATLEPVNPPKPPAAIKIDPPPPAQPQGLIPSFLMPPSDGSGGTPVTGMPMAPMAPAGGAGGGMPAGTSAELTSAAHQAAANLSKDPGMKPMSLGGGGGGGGIGGAPLGEPAGLAGTDSVRPAAAGDIAGAAQGKAAAGSGMGGGGMGMPMGAHGQGQGSSKSKGAQQDDEALYTEDRAWTEAVIGNRRRQDSKESK; encoded by the coding sequence ATGAGCCAGCCGCAAACCGTGACGGTGGATCAACAAGAAATTCTGACCAGGGCCAACGACGTGGAGGCCCCATTGCCCCCGGGCAAGGTTCCGCCCACCGATGTGCCCAATCCACCATGTGCGCTGACGGCGGCCAAGAATGCGGCCCAACAGCTCGCGTTATCGGCGGAGAACATGCGGGAGTTCCTGGCGGCTGGTGCCAAGGAGCGGCAGAAGCTGGCGACCTCGCTGCGCAACGCGGCCAAGGCGTATGGCGAAGTCGATAGCGAGTCAGCGACCGCCCTGAACAGCGATGGCAGCGGAACTGTGGAGGCCCAATCGGCCGGCGGCGCTGGCGGAGACAGCTCGGCTGGGCTGCAAGACACACCGACGGTCGCGGCCGCTGGTGATCCCGACTTCACCGATCTCAAGACTGCGGCAGTGAAGCTTGAATCCGGAGATCAAGGCCGATCGCTCGTCGATTTCGCGAACGCGTGGAACGATTACAACTTTGCGTTGCAGGGGGATGTCAAACGGTTCCGTGCCTTTGACAATTGGGAGGGTGACGCGGCTACCGCGTGTGAGGCCTCGCTGGATCAACAACGGGAGTGGATACTCCACATGGCCAAATTGAGTGCTGCGCTGGCCAAGCAAGCTCAGTACATCGCGCAGCTGCAAGTGTGGGCGATTCGATCCCACCCCTCGTCAGCGGACATCGCAAAGCTCGAGGAGTTGTCCAAAGACCCCGCGTATAAGGATCAAGCCATCAAGCTCTACGCCGAATATCAGCAAAAGTCGGAGCAGGTGCTTTCCGAGTACAACACCAAGGCGACCCTGGAACCGGTGAATCCGCCCAAGCCTCCAGCCGCCATCAAGATCGATCCACCGCCGCCCGCTCAGCCGCAGGGATTGATCCCCAGCTTCTTGATGCCGCCCAGCGACGGCTCGGGCGGAACTCCCGTGACCGGGATGCCGATGGCGCCGATGGCCCCGGCCGGCGGGGCTGGCGGTGGCATGCCGGCCGGGACCAGCGCAGAACTGACGTCTGCCGCTCACCAGGCGGCAGCCAACCTGTCGAAGGACCCGGGGATGAAGCCGATGTCGCTGGGCGGCGGCGGAGGCGGCGGCGGTATCGGTGGGGCACCGCTGGGGGAGCCGGCGGGCCTGGCGGGCACCGACTCGGTGCGGCCGGCTGCCGCGGGCGACATCGCCGGCGCGGCTCAGGGGAAGGCCGCCGCGGGCAGTGGGATGGGCGGGGGCGGCATGGGAATGCCGATGGGGGCACACGGCCAGGGCCAGGGAAGCTCCAAGTCCAAGGGCGCCCAGCAAGACGACGAGGCGCTATACACCGAGGACCGTGCGTGGACCGAGGCCGTCATCGGTAACCGTCGTCGTCAAGACAGCAAGGAGTCGAAGTGA